CCAGCGCGCGGGCCAATGCCACGCGCTGGCGCTGGCCACCCGACAGCTGGCTGGGAAAGCGCCCGCCGATCTGCGGCAACTGGATCAGGTCCAGAAGCCGGGTCACGCGGCGCCCGATCTCGGCCCGGTTGGGGCGCGAGCGGCGGGGCCGGGCGCGCAGCCCATAGGCGATGTTCTCGAACACGGTCATGTGCCTAAACAGCGCATAGCTCTGGAAGACGAAGCCGGCGCGGCGTTCCTGCACCGTCAGCCCGGTCGCATCCTGCCCGTCGAAAAGCACCCGGCCCGAAGTCGGGAACTCCAGCCCGCCCAGGATGCGCAGAAGCGTGGTCTTGCCCGAGCCGGAGGGCCCCAAGAGCGCCACCAGCGCCCCCGAGGGGATGGCCAGGCTGACCGGGTGCAGCGCGGTGGTTGCACCGAAGCTCTTGGCGATTTCGTCGATCTCGATATGCATGGGACACCTCAATGGCGGCGCGTTGCGGCAAGCTGGTCGGCATGGCGCCATTCCAGCACGGTCTTGAGCGCCAGCGTCAGCAGGCCAAGCAGGGCCAGCACCGCGGCCAAGCTGAAGGCGGCGACCGAAAGATATTCGTTGTAGAGCATCTCGATGGTGATCGGCATGGTGGCGGTCTGG
This Paracoccus pantotrophus DNA region includes the following protein-coding sequences:
- a CDS encoding sulfate/molybdate ABC transporter ATP-binding protein, translating into MHIEIDEIAKSFGATTALHPVSLAIPSGALVALLGPSGSGKTTLLRILGGLEFPTSGRVLFDGQDATGLTVQERRAGFVFQSYALFRHMTVFENIAYGLRARPRRSRPNRAEIGRRVTRLLDLIQLPQIGGRFPSQLSGGQRQRVALARALAIEPRMLLLDEPFGALDARVRKELRQGLREIHDSTGLTTVFVTHDQDEAMELADLVVVMSMGRIEQVGRPQDIRARPATPFVREFIDA